ATAAAAAGAAAGTACGCCGACTGTACTACTATAGATCAGAAAATCAAGTTTACTCTCATTCCCGCTTACAGCGCAATTCCCGAACACCGCACCGGTAGAAACATCGAAAAAGCTTCCCGGCGTTTCAGCCGTTTGTGACGACATCACTACATCTCTGTATACCTCGGTTAAATAAGTAACATTTAGGGGAATGATAATCTCTGAAGGCAGGTTATCTGAATCTGTAGCAACTATTCTTAGGTTCTTTGCGCGCTTCCTGAACAAATAATTATAGCTAAAAGCATAGTCTTTTGAGTTATTGAGGTCAGCAATACTTTGAACCAAAGTGTAGCTTCCTTCAAAATCATCATAGACTTCGACCTTGGCAAGTCCTGTAATGGAGGTTATCTTCCCTGTTACGTTTGTTGTCCCGCCGCTCACATCAGGGGTAACAGTTGCAGGAAAATCCGCAAACTTAGGTTTGAAGTTATTGATATCAACCGGCATATCAATTACTGTTTCCATTACCTGTCCGAAAATATCGGTAGCGCTTACTTTAATATGCTGGGCTGCCTTACGGTATGTGTACGCAAAATTTACATTGTAATCTTTACTCCCCGAAAGTGGGATACTTTCTACCAGGGCAAATGTACCTTCTGTTTGATAATCATCGTAGACATCCACCTTGGCTATTCCGCTTTCTGACGTAATTTTTCCGGTAATTGCAGTAGTTCCCCCGTTAAGGTCAGGGGAAAGGCTTACCGGAAAGTCGGTAAGAAACGGTTTCGACGGATCGTAAATATCAATCTTGACAAAGCCTTCGTATGAGCTATTATCATCCTGCTTCACCATAACTTTTACCCCCCTTACCTTCTTAATACTGCTAAACGGAAGTTTTGAAGCAGAGATATGAAATGTATAATCCTTTGCGTCCTTCTGATCAGGCTTACCTATAAAGATCAGGGAATCCTGAACATTACTGCGAACGAGATAACAATAAACGATGTTAACGGCGCCTGAAGATGTCACTTCTGCTGTTAATGCCGTATCCGGGTTAAAGTTCTTTGTGGCAAGATTGTAAATAAGATCTTTAGCCGTAAGTGCCCCCGTAGACGGGCCAGAGTCATCTTTCTTACAGGATATGAGGCTTGTAACAAGCATTAATATCCCGATTAACGGTTTCAATGTGATTTTCATAACTGAATATTTTAATAACCCGGATTCTGTGGAATACGCTGCTGATCGTTTGTATCTATTTCTCTTTGAGGTATCGGCAGCAGTGTCTTTTCTGCCGTAAGATTGGCTTTCAAAGCATCAACTGTAATAGCTGGCCTATATCGACGGTAATGAACCTGATACTCGCTTTCAAAATAATTACCGATAGTTCCCAGAAGCTTATCTGTTCTTACCAGGTCGAAAAATCGTTGATTCTCAAATGCCAGTTCAAGCCTTCTCTCATGCAAAAGGTTATTCCAAAACGCTTGTTCACTCTGAACTGAGAAACTTCCGTCGGCAGCATACTTATAAAAGATCTTACTGAAATCGCCGCCATCATAGTCTATAGCACCCGCCCTTTCTCTTATTTTATTAATCAGCGATACCGACTCACCTGCAGGGCCATCATATCCAATAGCTTCAGCTTTCATTAAAAGCACATCGGCAAAGCGGATCACGGGAAAGTCGTTCTCCGCGTCATTTTCTACCTGAACTGCCGACATAAACTTCTGAATATAAGGTCGGCCAGAATAGGTATTAATGTTGACTGCTTTGCGCTGATCTGAAGCTCCTGTGGTGGGTGTGATATAGGCGCCCGAAAGGTTATCTGTCGGCGTGTTGTATCCAAGACCGTCTCCATTAACGACAGCGTTTCCGCTGCTGTTTGGAGCAAATGTATTCGCCATAAAGTTGCCTAGTCCCAATCCTCCCGCCTTAAAGCGTACAGCAAAAAGGATCTCTTTATTCATCTCATTATCTATCGAAAACACCCTGCCGTAAGAACTTTCAAGGCCATATCCACTGTTATTGATCACATCGTTCAGAAGAGGCAGGGCACTCCCGGCCTGATCAAGGGTAAGATACACTTTCGCAAGAAGAGCTTTTGCGGCCCATGCGTTTGCTTTTCCAACGTTTTGAGAAGCTATCGATCCGTAAGATGTTTGCGACAAGTTATCCTTAGCCGCGTTAAGGTCAGCAACAATCAGCTTATAAACATCAGCCACCGGCGACCGCCCCAGCTGCTTAGCTTCCTGCGGTATTACAGGTTTGGTAACTACGAAAACATCCCCAAATAATCTTACCAGATTGAAATAATGATAGGCACGCAGAAATAAGGCCTGCCCTGCAAGATCAGCTCTCTCCGCATCGGTTAACACAGCTGTGCCATTGCCAAAAACAACCTGACCATTCTCATAAGTTACGCCAAGACTTTGTAACACATAGTTAATGCTGCGGATATTAAGATAAACACTAATCCAGTAATTATATATCTGCTGATGTTGCGAGCTTTGGGTATACATATCGAATGCATTCAATTCCAGCCTTTGAACTGCAGTGCTGGTGGGCGAATTCTGCCGCGAGTTATCGGTTCGTTGCTCTGTAAGCATCCATTCGGTAACCAACGGTTCGTGTAAACCGTTGTAACAACCAGTTAGTGCCGTTTGAACCTCTGCTGCGTTGCGATAGAAGTTATCCGTACCAACATTCGAAATAGGTTCTACATCCAGCACTTTGTTACACGATGTCATTCCGCCGGCTATCACCATTGCGGAGATGATTATATATTTTAAACTTTTCATGGTGGTCATTCTTTAAAAAGTAAAATCAATACCGAAAGTAAAAGTGCGCGTCACGGGAAAAGCTCCCCGCTGATAACCGGATGTTAACGGTGACGCATATTGATTAGATGTAACTCTCGCTTCGGGATTTATCCCGCGGTATGAATCACCCGTTATAAACACGAGATTATCACCTGAAGCATATACTCTTAAGGTGTTGATCTTTACCTTCCCGATTAACTTAGCAGGGAAGGTATATCCTATAATCACATTTCTTAATGAAGCATAAGAAGCATTTTCCATTACATAATCTGTGAGCATCCAATCTCCCCCGACGTTATTGTAGGGAGTCTTTCCGTCTCCGGGATTCGCCGGACTAATCCAGCGGTTTTTTGTATAGTTGCTGTTAAGTCTTTTGGTTTCGGTATAAAAAGCATCGCCGTTTATCATATTGCCGCCCTGCACCCCTTGTATAAGGAAACTAAGATCAAAGCCTTTATACTTCATGCTATTGGTAATACCCCAGGTGAAATCCGGAAAAGGTGTTCCTAAAGTAGTCCTGTCGTTTTCGTCTATCCGGTTGTCTCCGTTAATATCTTTCACTTTAATCCCGCCCGGCGTATAATAATTCTGTATAACGGCGGTCTGACCTGCATTTTTTGCCTCATCTACCTCTGCCTTCGACATCCATACCCCGTCTGTCTTATATCCGAAAAACTGGATAGAGGGTTTACCAACTATCGCCGCATACACTTCATTTCTTTCTCCATAAGTGTATTGGAAAGGCTCGCCCCCCAGTTGCATAAGCTTGTTGCTGTTTGCAGCAAGATTGAGGTTAGTGCTCCACTGGAATTTTTTTGAACTGATATTATTAGAGGTTAAGTCGATTTCAACCCCGGTATTGCGCACTTTGCCAGCATTATTCCAGAAAGTGTTCGACCCGCTGAACGACATCGTCCCTTGTTGAAATAGAAGACGGTCGGTTTCGGAGCGGTATAGTTCCATCGAAAGACTTAGGCGATCTTTAAACAAGCCAAGATCGAGTCCTGTATTTAGCTCGAATGTGCGTTCCCATGTGATATATGGATTAGCAAGAACATCACCATTAGGAGCCAAACCAAGATTCAAGGTACCCGTGCCTCCTCCGAAAGAATAATTTCCGGGATAAAGGAGATTTTCATAGGCAAAATCCTGAATGCGGTTATTTCCCGTGGCTCCGTAACTGGCTCTAAGTTTGAGATTGCTTAGCCAGTTTGAAGTGCCCTTCATAAAAGGCTCAGTGTTTACTCTCCACCCGGCGGACACAGAAGGGAACCATCCCCACTGATTTGGCTTTTTGAAATAGGTACTACCGTCAGTTCTCAGACTGGTAGAAAAGAGATACCGGCCTTTGTAATCGTAAGTGATACGTCCAAGGTAAGAAACCAGCCCAGTAGGAATTCTGTTGGTATAAGTTCCTGCCTGATCAATCTGTGCAGCCTGGCTCAATGTTTCGAAGTCATCTGTCGGGAAATTTCTTGCCAGAATGTTAGACGCATCACTCGTAGTCTTCTGTACAGTATATCCCAGCAAACCGGTAAAGTTATGATTTCCAACTTGTCTGCTGTAATTAAGGGTATTTTCCCAAAGCAGGTCGATTGTCTTGTTTGTATACTGCTCGCCCGAACTTACGTCGCCATCACTTTTTGCATTACTCCTTGTGAGTGTTAAATCTTCGCGATTATTATAGTAGCCACTAAAGGCCGTCTTAAATGTAAGCCCCTTCACTATATTATAGGAGATATCACCTCCTCCCATTACCCTATAATTTTTAGAGCTCCGGCTGATACGCGAAGCTATAGACAATGGGCTGTTATTACTTGTACCCCATGGAATAAGCGTTTCGTTGCTCGTCCAGTAAGACCCGTCAGGCATATACCCCGAATAATACATATTTGCAAAATGACGAGCCTGAGCCCAATCACCTGGCCTTACAGAAGCCCATTGAGGGTTCTGATTAACAAACGCCGCTGTAAAGTCCGAATGTCTTACAGGAAGGAAAGAATAGGTACGATAGTAATCAGTAAAGTTTGCGCCAGGGCGCTCAAGATTAGAATACGTTGGATTAAGGTTTACTGAAAGACTTATTTTCTTACTCAGATTCGCGTCAAGCTTTACTTTAAAATTCCCCTTATTGTTTTCGCTGAACTTCATGATCCCCTGGTCCCTTTGTACATTACCTGATACATAGTAACGAAGGTCCTTATTCCCACCCGAGGCATTTAATTGTACATTATAGATTCCGGCACTGTGCAAAGCTTCGTCCTGCCAGTCGGTTGAAGCTCCTGCTATCTGGTTCTCAAGAATATAAGCAGCTCTTTCGTTGGGTGTGATATCGTTATAATCATCAAAGTCGGCAGGGTTCACGCTGGCGTCGTTGCGTCTCAAATCAGCTTCAGAATATAGCAGTTTGGTATACTCAGTGATCGACATTATCGGATTAAGTTTATAAGTATCCTTAAATCCATAATAGCTTTTCACGGCATAACGAGGTTTGTTTGCGGTACCTTTCTTGGTCGTGATAATAATTACGCCATTTGCGCCCCTCGAGCCGTAGATTGCCGAAGAGGCAGCATCTTTAAGCACTTCTATGGATTCAACATCGTAGGGATTAACAAATGCAAGTCCGTCGGGTACCGG
The window above is part of the Arcticibacter tournemirensis genome. Proteins encoded here:
- a CDS encoding RagB/SusD family nutrient uptake outer membrane protein; protein product: MKSLKYIIISAMVIAGGMTSCNKVLDVEPISNVGTDNFYRNAAEVQTALTGCYNGLHEPLVTEWMLTEQRTDNSRQNSPTSTAVQRLELNAFDMYTQSSQHQQIYNYWISVYLNIRSINYVLQSLGVTYENGQVVFGNGTAVLTDAERADLAGQALFLRAYHYFNLVRLFGDVFVVTKPVIPQEAKQLGRSPVADVYKLIVADLNAAKDNLSQTSYGSIASQNVGKANAWAAKALLAKVYLTLDQAGSALPLLNDVINNSGYGLESSYGRVFSIDNEMNKEILFAVRFKAGGLGLGNFMANTFAPNSSGNAVVNGDGLGYNTPTDNLSGAYITPTTGASDQRKAVNINTYSGRPYIQKFMSAVQVENDAENDFPVIRFADVLLMKAEAIGYDGPAGESVSLINKIRERAGAIDYDGGDFSKIFYKYAADGSFSVQSEQAFWNNLLHERRLELAFENQRFFDLVRTDKLLGTIGNYFESEYQVHYRRYRPAITVDALKANLTAEKTLLPIPQREIDTNDQQRIPQNPGY
- a CDS encoding SusC/RagA family TonB-linked outer membrane protein, which codes for MIQQKLLKMCRSGSAAAVFGVILLWSFSSFAQNISVSGTVTDAKGETLPGVSVLVKGTRIGTSTDIKGKYTLKGVPAEGTLVFSFMGYKPREIAVKSRRTIDAGLEEDVKSLDEVVVVGYGTVRKSHLTGSVTKLKNENLDEIPTSRLDNALIGKMAGVSVQNTTSEAGAAPTVRVRGLSSISANSSPLIVVDGHPVPDGLAFVNPYDVESIEVLKDAASSAIYGSRGANGVIIITTKKGTANKPRYAVKSYYGFKDTYKLNPIMSITEYTKLLYSEADLRRNDASVNPADFDDYNDITPNERAAYILENQIAGASTDWQDEALHSAGIYNVQLNASGGNKDLRYYVSGNVQRDQGIMKFSENNKGNFKVKLDANLSKKISLSVNLNPTYSNLERPGANFTDYYRTYSFLPVRHSDFTAAFVNQNPQWASVRPGDWAQARHFANMYYSGYMPDGSYWTSNETLIPWGTSNNSPLSIASRISRSSKNYRVMGGGDISYNIVKGLTFKTAFSGYYNNREDLTLTRSNAKSDGDVSSGEQYTNKTIDLLWENTLNYSRQVGNHNFTGLLGYTVQKTTSDASNILARNFPTDDFETLSQAAQIDQAGTYTNRIPTGLVSYLGRITYDYKGRYLFSTSLRTDGSTYFKKPNQWGWFPSVSAGWRVNTEPFMKGTSNWLSNLKLRASYGATGNNRIQDFAYENLLYPGNYSFGGGTGTLNLGLAPNGDVLANPYITWERTFELNTGLDLGLFKDRLSLSMELYRSETDRLLFQQGTMSFSGSNTFWNNAGKVRNTGVEIDLTSNNISSKKFQWSTNLNLAANSNKLMQLGGEPFQYTYGERNEVYAAIVGKPSIQFFGYKTDGVWMSKAEVDEAKNAGQTAVIQNYYTPGGIKVKDINGDNRIDENDRTTLGTPFPDFTWGITNSMKYKGFDLSFLIQGVQGGNMINGDAFYTETKRLNSNYTKNRWISPANPGDGKTPYNNVGGDWMLTDYVMENASYASLRNVIIGYTFPAKLIGKVKINTLRVYASGDNLVFITGDSYRGINPEARVTSNQYASPLTSGYQRGAFPVTRTFTFGIDFTF